The Lacerta agilis isolate rLacAgi1 chromosome 14, rLacAgi1.pri, whole genome shotgun sequence sequence tcaaattaatCCACATGACTAACTTCAGtacattacaggtaggtagccgtgttggtctgccatagtcaaaacaaactaagtttgttcttggtatgagctttcgtgtgcatgcacacttcaaaagaagtgtgcgtgcattgcacatgaaagctcataccaagaacaaacttagttggtctctaaggtgctactggaaagaattttattttttatttttttgtttttcagtacattaatttcagtgggtctactcttaagcagaacttagttggatactgcccattGGTCCTGCAGGGCTCAGCAGGAATTGGCTCAGGCTTGAATCCTTCAGGATGAAACCATGCACCATCCAAATCAGAGGAGAATAGTGGTTATATTTGGGGGAAATAGTccaattttactgcatgcaattTTTGCTATAGTATTACAGTCCAAAAACCATTTTCTGGAATGATCCTgttcctgttgttgttattaaaatgtTACAAACTTCTTAAGAAAAGCCCAAAACTTGTGAGTTGGTATAAAATTCTTGGATGTTACAAGATTGttcttatgatttatttatttttaatgctacaGCAGTGGCATATGTGTAAGATGTCATTTAGAAATGCTCTAAAATACCTTTTTCTACTGGTATATTGTTTCAGGATGAGGCACATTTCCTGCATGCAACAGATTCTAGAGAAGTCCATTCGGCTGGAACTCCCTGGAAGCCACAGCAGCCCTTAAAAATCCCACACAGAGATGGGCACCTTGAGAGAGATGGTAGTTTTGCCATAAAGAGCCAAAATGTCACTCTGCAGGGTGAAAGTCCTGCTTTGGTCACAGATCATGACATGAAAACACTTTTCAAGCCTCCTAtagaaaatgtgtgcattaaaacTGTCAGAGCAACCATGTTTGAGCACAATGTGCAGAGGCACCACATAGCTGCTGATCACTTTGAAGCTGAGTCTACATTGCAGGCAATGAATGAGCTTGTTGAAGGGGAGCTAGGATTTGGCAAGGAGTCATGGCTAGAAAAAGCTCGGGAGGCTAAAATGAACCCAAATAAAGTGTCCTGCAAGCAGGCTAATATATCAGCAGATGctggaaaacaaaaaaatgcaaacatttcaaATGAAGACAAAGTTCCTCAGGCATCAGAGATATACACCGCAAAAGACAAGTATGAAAAACCCACTGCAAAGCATGTGGAGGACTCATTCATGTACCAAAGGATAGAGCCAAGATATGAAATTCTACAGACAGTTGGCAAAAGGGTGCAAAGCGAGGCAATTGCAGTTGTGCCTGAGGATAAGGCTGTAACCCTGCGCAGCAGCAGATTTTTGAAAGAGAGGAGAAAAACGGATGGGAGTGCTGTGGATGCTTCTTGGACCCGTAGCCCTGACATGAAGGGTGATGGCTGGAAGGATGACTCTTTCCTTTTCAAAGAGAGAGACGCAGAGGAAATTTCAACAAAGGTAACTGCTCTGAAAGAAGTTTGTGCTTCCCAAAGCCAATATGTTTCCCACAAGCAAGGAGCTGAGTTGGATAAAAATCTGAGTGGACAGCAGCATGAAACTCTGATAGCTTCATACTTCACTAATAGAGAGAAGGATTTGGGGAAAACAGATGACACAGTCTCTAAGCTGTCTTCAgggacagaaaaaagaaaaagtgatgcTGTTCTTGTTGGTAAGATGGAGAGTTTCAAAATGCTGAAATGCTTCCCAGAGAGTTTTGAAGCAGGTCCAGACAGGACAGATGGCTGTGAAGCCAGAGCAAATGGTGGTCAGAACATTTCTTCACCCATTACCAGTAAGCAGGATAGCCAGCCTTCTCTGTGTGGGATGACCCATTACCAGTGGCAAAAGCTCAGCAGCAAGTGTCCCCACCCAGAGGCAGACCCTACAATATCTTACAAGCAGGAAGAAGAATCTAAAGCATTTGGATTAATGACATGCCCAATGGCATACAGTGCCCAAGAAGAACGGAATGTTTTAGAGCATAAAGCTGAAGTACACCAACACCAACAGCTCAGTGGAGAAGAGATGGTCAGGAGAAGTGGCCGTCATGTTTCTGGTCCAAAAGCTTCAGAAAGATGGCGAAGGAAGACCTTGCCTCATGATGCTGTCCAGTTTGAGAAAGTTGGGCTGCTGGCTCAGGAGAGTGGCAAAGCCCCAAGCAGACGGGACTCCTTGCAACTTCATGACAAATTGATTGCAAAGAGAAACACAAAACCCAGGTATGGAGCAGAGCCACAGGATGGGAGCTTGGTCTCTCCCAGCAGTCCAGACAATGATCTTAAGAATCAGCTCTCTCCTTCAGAGCCGAAGGCAACATATTTTGCTGTTACTTACCAGATCCCTGATGAAAACACAAATATCTCTGGAAAACTACTTTATCCTCTCAGAAGCAAACACATTTCTTCACTAGCCAAAGATGCTTCAGTTACTCCCAATACTAGTACTTCTAGAAGATCCTATCCCCCAAATTACCAATATAGTAAAAGATTTACAGATGCACATGTCTCTCTGGACAGGCATCTTAAAAAGAACTGGATTGAAGGGGGAGAAGGTAGTACCTCAGATCTTCCAAAGAAAGGAACATTTAAACATACACTAACTGAGACCAGAGATGGGAACTTGATGGCTCTGGAGAAGCGACTAGATGATGCTAAGGCAAGGGCTACAGAAGTAGATCCCCTGCATCTAGCAGAGCCGGGGTCTCTCTTCTATTTCAGACCTCTTCACTGGGACAGTGAGCATTTAGGGCAAAAGAAGTGTAGCAACCACAGCCACAGTATGGCCAAAGGTAAGGCCTCTGATTATTACAGGTCGAAAGTTCTTGACATTGATGCACTGATGGCCCAATATGAAGGAGATTCTAAGAAGGACTCTGTGGCTCTGGGCAAGAAAGAGGGTGGTCTTCCTGAAGATAGCAGCTCATTTCCTTGGGAGAGATTGGCACATAAAAGGAATTCTTCAGGAAGCACTAGGCAGGATATTTACGCCACAGAATTAtgcataagagagagagagctgttgagGAACTGTGACCAGCAGCTGAATCCCTCCAAGGCCAGAGATGTAAATTTCAGCCCTCCTTTCTGGGCAAGGGCAGTTGCAGAAAAACCAAAGTATTCACCTGCAGCAGATCCAGTCAGCACTAGGAAAAAAACATTCATTGTTGATGATGATCAAGGAGAGGACCTCGTGTTAAGGCACCAAAGTGCAAAATATGCTTATTACAATTCACAGGTCTCCAGTACGGATGTGGAACTGGAGACAAGCTTTGTCCTTCACCCCCCACAGGTGCTCAGTGACAGAGCCTTGGGGAAGGATGTGAGCCTGAAGCAACTGTCAGCTGTGCATTCAGAGGGCAACTGGAGCACCAGTGTTGACACGAGTGGGGCTGATAAGAAGCAAGCTGGTGCAGGTGGAAGTTCTCTGGAGAATGACAGTTCTGCAGTCAAGAGCAGAGCCAAATGGAGTAGTACCACATCTGGTTTGGCCTGTGACCTACCAGACTTAAAGCGTTCATACTCTGAAAAGAGTCGCCAGTCCAGAGCAAGGGGAAGTTTACCCTCTGGGCCAGAAACAAGAGGAAGACAAGACCAAAACAGAGTATGTCAAAGCTTCCCACCAGAATCTACGGACAGCCAGCTGAACCAACAACGCACATCTCAGCGGGACTCTTTCCTCCATGAAAGGACAAAGGTACATTACAGAACCATTCACTGAGTGGAGCTTGTATTCTGCAGGGCAGCCTTCTGCAATTGGAACCATTCAGAtgctgctagactccaactcccatcatccctggccagagTGGCCTGTGGTTCAtggtgatgggaattgcagcccagcaacatctggaaggcattaggatggggaaggctgctgagACGAATGAGCAAAGGGTGAGGGGAATGACCATTCTAGGTCTTTTTGTTCTCATGTCATCTATGATGTCCCACAAGGTTTGTCTGCTCCATCTGCACAGCACATACAGCTACTGGCCAGCTGTATTAGCTGTGCAAATGGGCAGACAAACCCACACCTCCTGCCTCTTCTGTGCAGTGGCAGATGTAAAAACTTTGCAAGGACTTGTGACATAAAAGCAAGGTCTTGATTTTGGTGAGTTCAGTTCTCTTAAATTTCTTTCTCTAGAAGGACGTTGACAAAGAATGGACCAAGCAGGACCGTGATGGCTTAGGAGCAAGAAACTCTCCCTACCTTCCTCTACAGCAGAGGAGCCACAGTTTTTACAAAGACAAAAGGACTGACCACTGGGCAGCGGTaggttctcttcttcttctgtggtctTTTTTCAGGCCTGCAAATATAGTTGCATAAATGTGGTGCACTGAAGGTCTCGGAGCTTCACTGCCCACAGAATGGTTTACACACTTTGCTATGAGTGCAGATGTGCTTTCCGCCCTGCCTTGCTCTTTTCTGTAGCTTGCTCAACCAAGGTTTCCTGGTCTTGAGTGGGTCAGTGACTTGCCTAAATCACAGGGCGCCAGTCCTTTCTCTGTGGGGCTGCTGAGGGAGCAATGAGAGGCTGAGGCAGCCAGAGTCTCCCCTAGATCGCTGGATTGCCTCTGAAAGGGGCTACTTAGTGatctggtgatatatcacaatgttgaaaaccagatattgcccaacCCTATTGTTGACTCAGCGTGATTggttgggatgggggagaatatGGTATAAGTTTAGAAGAGGGGATGAAGCTCAACAAAGTTGATAACGAAGGAGACATGAGCAAGTGAAACAAGGTGTTCTTTGCTCTGCTGATAAAAGCATACTTTAGTGTTGAACCATCCGGTAGACAGATTTACTTGCTTCTTTCCCCTTCTGTTCATAGATGTAGAGAATATCCCTACCCCAAATGTTGTGAaatatgcaatttattttgaacctttctctttaaaaaatttttttataagCGCAGAATAGGTTTTAGCTTGAAAATATCTAAAAAGTAAAGTCAGACTTCCAAAACCCAAAAAGCAACCGGAAGTTTTCTGCTGACTACTTTGACTTAGCACTATCTAGAAACCCTCTTGAGAGTGGGAATACTGAACCTAAGAAACAGCCATGCAGTTACTGGTAGTCTTTTACTCCGAGGCCAGATTTAGGGAGCCTGCTGTCATCTTAAAGGCTACTGCAGCAGCTCCTCCTTTGTGGAATGCCCATGGAAGACTCACCTGGCTCATTCATTGcctacctttaggcaccaggcaaaaacgtttctcttcaaccaggccttgggctgattagcATTCTgtagctttttaaatgtgtttgtgggagtgaggttattggtttgttttttgtctttgttgtgtattttgtattttcattttgtatttttctgttgtgaactgccctgggatctttggataaagggcaggatataaatttaataataaataaagctttttttGAGTTGTTGTAACTACCTAATTGGATGCATGAGGTGAAATTAAGAGGCAAGTATTTGAAAATAATTGCCAGAATGCCTGCAATCAATGCCATTCCTTCTCCATTACCTTATTGAAACTGACCATGGTGCAGAACTCATTTGAAACAGGCGCCTGTCCCAGAAAAGGGGCTAAAGCATATTAAATGTTGTGGCTGGGAATGATATCTCACGGTGTGAGGCACAAGTGTTGCTTCATATTCCTTTCAGCCCAGGCCCTCATTTGTCCAGTCAGACTTCAGAATATACTAACTTGACCCCTACCGCCTCTCAGAGTTGATTGCTTTCCCTTTCAGaattatgtgttttgtttttgaattttgaattctgCACAGGTGGAAGTTGGTGTTATTTGGTGCTGCTGTTGATCAGCAATGATGAAAGGACAGAAACAGTGTCTGATGGGTTATGGGACGCTGGTGACAGTAGTAAACTGCCAGTTAAGTGCTTATCCTTGAGGAGGGAAGCTTTTCAGAGTTGTGCCCGCAAACAGGAAATTCAAAAGTGTGCTTTAAATCAAAGATTTGCTGATCACCTGGGTGTTCAACTCCACCATGTGGTGACTGAAAGGATTGCTGTGTTTAGAAAATTGTACTCTTGTTTCAGCAGCTGTTAGCAATGGAATACTAAGACCGGGGAAGTTGTGCTCCCTAACTTTGGCAGGTGGGGGACTCTTGTCATGTCCATGTTGTGATGTCCGTGCATGTGCAAGAGATTGGGGAGTGCTTTCTAGGATCCagtctccgggggggggggggatgcctgtaAACCTTATTGGGCATTATTGTTGTCCTGTGAGGTTGCCCTAAAATATACCCAGCATCCCTTGGAGTTCCTTGGAAGACCAGGAACACTTGTTGTTTGATAACTTGTCTGTGACTATCAACCTTCTTGTGGCAGACCTCTGATGTGCCTTGGTGGAATCCCAGTTTGAAAAGGCTAGGAGACAATATAAAATCTGGCTCACTGTCTTCTGAGTGAATCAATCTCTCATCTGGTAGTGAGATTCTTACTAATGGGAAGCCAAGGTATGTTTGCATTGTGTCCTCCGAGATGCCTGCATTGGGTTGTGCTCGGTGTGTGTCAGTCCTAAATGGTTCCACCACATTGGTTTTCCAACATTTTATCCATTCATTCTGGGCAGGTACCCATTTTTGTTCCCTTTAAAGCCATATtgctcaagtgtgtgtgtgtgtgtgtgtgtgtgtgtgtgtgtgtgtgtgttaaaagaaCCCACCTTTTTAAACAACGTCCTTGAAACGTCACccattttcaatttttaaaaaatattcttaatAACAATATGAAATTCCATCTCCTTACATTAAGGGGTAATGACAAGGGGGtgatttggggttttgttttcatCATAATGTTGCACTGTTGCTGAAAAGGGAAATCATGAGATTATGATGATTTTTATATGTtctgaaaagggaacaagagtGTCTGTAGGAGAGAGGTGATACAGGAAATGTCCTCCCCACTGCTCAGTGTTGGTCTCCAGCTTCcctaatctctgaccattggccatgctgtctgcgGCCGACAAAATCCAGAGGAGCACAGACAGTGCACGGGGCATTGTGTGTTCCCCCCTGCATTTCACTTAAAAGTCTCTTGGTTTTCATTTGTGTGCTCCAACCTGTGCCCTCTCCCATTCTTGCTTCAGTACACCAAGTGCCCGATTGTCTTTTCCCGGTGAAGCCAGCACTGCTCACTGGGATTGGCTGGTGGAAGTAGATGACTTTAATCACAGCAGGGCTTAATCTTTGTGGGAGTCCAGATTTCCTCACGCTAATCCCAGCCCTGGAAAGGGCTAATCTGTGTCAGCTGGTTGCACCTGAAAAACAGGATAGGCAATTCTACCTTTtgcaatgacccccccccccccaaaaaaagtcttgCCTGCAAACTCTTGCTTCCACACAGCCCTCCTCACATCCACTGCTGTCAGTTGAAGGCCTcctgggcaggggcaggggcaggggcaggggcaggggcaggggcaggggcaggggcaggggcaggggcaggggcaggggctcCTGCTTAACTGGTGCCCAAGGTCCTGGGTGCTGACTTACAGCACTTATGTTTAGGTAAGCAGGCGAGGCTGCTGGATTACCCAGAAGGCAGACTTGAGCATTTGCTtagggcaccagcaaagcaggggcaaccccaaaaatgtgattttttaaaaagaagaacttAACATTTGATATTTAAGAAAAAGTGTTGAAGTCATCATTATCatgggaaaaatgagaacttTGTAAAACTTCCTTACACTGCATTGCAcactcttccccccttttcccgtTCTCTTTTTTTACTCATCCGCACCTACATGAACCAGGGTTATGTCTTACTAATGTAGGTTGAAATAATAAGAGGAAATCAGCTCATCTCATGTGTTTATTTCATGGTAtagtattgcttttattttgagttacatatttGGGGGCAGAATCTTTCCAGTGCTTAGGGCCTCTCAAGGTCTTCATCTGGCCCTGGCTGCCCTTGCAGTCCTGCAcaagtctgctcagaagtaagccccattgagtagGGCAAGGCTCCCGGGGTTAAGCAGGTTGCAGCCTGTGACCCAAAGAAGTGTGGGCAGCAGCATCTTGACCTCTCTTtcgcctcttcctcttctcataTGCCTGAGATCTTGAAAGGTGGCAAagctgttctcctcctccttctcccagccTTGGCTTAGGAAGCTGCACGCAGAGGAACACAGAGCAGCTGATGAATAATTTGTAGGGTTTACTGCTGGTTCTTAGTTTGCAAGTCATCAGAGGAGCGCAAGACTATTCCATGCTCTAGAATAGTTTTATCCCCTTCTTTAATTCAAAAAGTGTTTTATGCTAAGCctgttcctctcccccacccccttttgtggTCTGCAGCTCAGGGGAAATGAGGTCAGTGAGCCACAAAGCAAGGGCTGCTCATTTTGCCATATCCGCTCAACAGGCCTTTTTCAGAAAAAGACCTTTTGGTCACAAGTATAATTGGAAATGGAAATTGCAGCCGCACTCCTGCGGGTGACCTTCTAGCACTTGTTGGTTAATGTAAATGGGCTTGGAAGTGGCTTTAGCACCAGCAGCCCCACCTGTTAAAGGGACAGACGGCACACAGATCCTTTCCTCCTATTGAGCAGCTCTCTGAATTATTCATGGAGCCTTTAATTGGGCTGATATGCTTATGACTTTCTACTAAAGAGCAAAACAAACGGAGGTGGGGAGCACACTTTGTTTCCATCTTCTGGTGAGAATGGAGTATTATTACTGCCCAAACTTGCTGAAGTCCTTACGGTCTCTGTGGGTGAGTAGAACATCTGCCTCTTGCTCATATTCTTGGTATTGGGGTGCACTTGCTTTCCTTTTAAGTATGTCTGTCCATGGCTTTGAGACCTGTctgtcagggagggagggagggagggcaattGGTGTCTCTTGGTTAGGAGCAGGAGGGGAAGGTCATGTTCATTTGAAAAGATAATCATGGTAGGATTATAAAAGATGACAGCATAGATCTGTGGCTTGTATATGGGACTGGGATCCTAACTCCTTTTGGTGAGACAAGCACCAACAgagcagccatgctggctggggctgatggtaacTGTGCGGTTTGGCCACCATAGTTCATGCATTAATTACATCAAGACTGGATCacagcaatgcactctgtgtgaggcttcccttgcacttgatTGGGAAGCTGCCATttgtgcagcacaattgctgacagccATGCAACCTTGTCCGCATATCACACTTGTGCTCAGAGATCAGCAGTGGCCGCTAAGTTTAATGTGTTACTATTAGCATAGAAAGGCCTTAATGACTTGGGGACACTTTACCCCAAAGATGCCCCCTCGACTGCTTCCATCTGCGGAACAGGCGCTGTTACAGGTACGTCATACATttcccacatttgtaagaaattgatatttTAGTCTGGGAGTGCCCacactttggagctccctgccAGGGGCCTTTGCTGTCCCCTTTTCAGCACCCACTAAAAAGAAGTTTGTTTAACCAAACCTGTCCTGATATATGCTTTAATCTGGTTTTAACTTAtcactgattttaattatttgcatgttttactgtttttactgataatctgtttttactgataatcttattgttttattctttttgtaaagctctttgagggttttttttaacaatcaagtggcatataaattttatgaaataaataaaaataaacagtagGTTGAGGAAGGCAGATCTAGTTCTATTCTTAGTGGCCTTCAAAGGgtagaaaaatatttattccccCGTTGCTTCttcccagcccccctccccttacACAGAGATGTCAGAGTCCGCTACAATTAGAAATGGAATCTGGAGTAGGGTATTCAGTCTTTGGGCCTAGTAAAACTCCCTGAGAAATTTGCTCTGTAGGTGCTTCCAGTGGCCCTCCCAGAACCATTGTCAAAGGTTGGAATGGGCGGGCATCTGCCAAGGACCCTCACCCCAGCAAGAGGCACCTGCTCTTCTTCACCCTCTTCACCAGCTTGCTTGCTCACCCTGACGACAGTCGGGGTGGTGCTTCTCCTGATGGGGAAAGGAGGGTCTGGAGATGCCTGCTTGCTCTGTCTGCCTAGCAAGGAAGGAAGCAGGAGGttggaatgaagaggaagaagggCAGGAGCGGGAGCAGCTGGAGATAATGGTGCTAAGCCCATAGACtcattgtggggggaggggacctCATGGAAGGGGGTGCGCCTTAGGCAAGGGCCCTCCAAAATCGGGGCAGGCACTTGCTGGTTCAGAGTTCCTGAATGTCAGCCAACCATCTTCCTGACTGACACCATATTTTCCTGTTAGGGATATATGTTACCTTTTACATGTTAGGCTTGGGCACACCTTGCACCGAACACTGGTGCTAGTGTATGTATGAAAGGGTGTACatttgttgatttgtacagctcaactGTCGTGCACACAGGAACACAGGTGAAACACCCGCTGAGTGCTATGGCAAAACAACATTGTTagtagtttgctttctgtttcccATTATCTGGGAAACCGTGTGTCACTTTGCCTGCTTCTAATGATTGGGTGACTGGAGGTTGCACCCAGGTTACAAATCAGAGGGAGAAAACTATTCCTTTGGCATTGTCTGAAGGGTGTCTTGTGTGCTGAAAAATAGGAAGGAAACCAAACCAGAGACAGTGGTCAAATGACCTGGATGAATTTTCTAATCATTATGTCGAACTTGCCTCCTGACCTCCTTCACGCCTTGGCCTACCTGCTTTTCATTGTGCCTCTAGCACAGTGGTTCCCATTTGGGGGCCACTGCCCCCTCAGTTCCACAAACTCATCCCCTGTGCCCCCTGCCCTACCCTATAAAAATAGAGCAGTAGAGCTTAAATACAAAGTGAGGAAGGTGTTTTGCTAGGGTGTAGCTTGGTCAGTTGTAAATAAGTGGTTGATGTGCTTGTTGGGAGGCCCCTGCAGTGGCCCCTGCCACTTAGCCCTCTAGGCGATTCCCCAGGGGCTGTAGGCTACTGCTCCCTTTCAGAACCCCTGCACTAGCACATACTTTGTTCTGGGAGCCTGCATGGCTCATGAAGTTTGGAAGCTCACCTGGGATCTCTTTGGTGCCCAGCGCCTGGTGTGTTTTAGTCATCATGCAGGCTTGCTAGTTAGCCTGCAGCCCATTGTGGGGGCTTGTTGCTCACCacttcttcagttctgttgcCACCCCAAACTGAACAAAAAGGAGATCCTTGCAGTACCCTGCTGGCTGAGGCCAGTGAGAAGTGTCTCTTCTTTACTACAGCGATCTCAGTGTTGTTTTGGATCGtgttcctcctgctcctgctcctggtCAGCTGACTTTCACCAGGGATGGTGTATGATGTTAGCAGGATTCAGGATTCGTGGTAAATGTGGATTAAAATTCCTCCTAGAAGTTAATCGTGATAGAGCCAGGCATACCTCATAAGAAAGCAACCCATTCCCGTAAGTGTTTTTTGAAATGAGCACACAAAAATCCTTGTAACCCTTTCTAAAGACTGGGCAAGCTAAACAggagcagatgctgctggagaGCTCAGTATCCTAAGAGGACATTCTCCTGAGTGTGTGGTCTTGGTTTGGGGCTGAATGTTGCCTTAGGAGTTTGTGTGCATGAAGAGAGA is a genomic window containing:
- the KIAA1671 gene encoding uncharacterized protein KIAA1671 homolog isoform X1; translated protein: MAMRAMATKVEVSSVLTSLTNRSELVNEATHQQTFASNLSDTSNKPNEHPSSVSPQISEGRSTFGNPMRPATMPPATSRPRLTPKPFSREKSWDTFAVVKAPVPTAKPGNVTHKPFAFAKNVEDNAAAGAKGMLSGSIPPLVEQKLIENKSTSELVANMPFYSSPQANTVILFETRSTEETRMKLSSEKTYSTLRAQERQLPPESEMSYRRPEGAAIHRQLSVSSESKPVSCNPHRSLERKESFSGATEERPKNVGKQQSSTSLACEEQPRPKQRPVSAIFLESLKDQKQCGSDVSDEKPNPEMSWVRKPRPLSMDLTAKFEIRDFSIQRKSCPSESKERNLLTNEGSSRPFELRTKSEAEGLNRVDPSKSHLKSATQVEDCLGIKSITTAQIQKPSSNEVGSLGWNTPKDLNQVSAKDRKYLWEMRLKTQEEENGRETDIAATSGKNTEPPRSEGQSGKERMAPNHKGTCAFSENSANVSDTKNKTLREGSIKKAVNLPDAFASCAPPVNAESFPESPGKESKIMNIQQRIKELTAENTETKPGNLRQSFRSRPLSADLTKLFSNPVTSGETKPERQSESNMKPVSQMPDIQEDEAHFLHATDSREVHSAGTPWKPQQPLKIPHRDGHLERDGSFAIKSQNVTLQGESPALVTDHDMKTLFKPPIENVCIKTVRATMFEHNVQRHHIAADHFEAESTLQAMNELVEGELGFGKESWLEKAREAKMNPNKVSCKQANISADAGKQKNANISNEDKVPQASEIYTAKDKYEKPTAKHVEDSFMYQRIEPRYEILQTVGKRVQSEAIAVVPEDKAVTLRSSRFLKERRKTDGSAVDASWTRSPDMKGDGWKDDSFLFKERDAEEISTKVTALKEVCASQSQYVSHKQGAELDKNLSGQQHETLIASYFTNREKDLGKTDDTVSKLSSGTEKRKSDAVLVGKMESFKMLKCFPESFEAGPDRTDGCEARANGGQNISSPITSKQDSQPSLCGMTHYQWQKLSSKCPHPEADPTISYKQEEESKAFGLMTCPMAYSAQEERNVLEHKAEVHQHQQLSGEEMVRRSGRHVSGPKASERWRRKTLPHDAVQFEKVGLLAQESGKAPSRRDSLQLHDKLIAKRNTKPRYGAEPQDGSLVSPSSPDNDLKNQLSPSEPKATYFAVTYQIPDENTNISGKLLYPLRSKHISSLAKDASVTPNTSTSRRSYPPNYQYSKRFTDAHVSLDRHLKKNWIEGGEGSTSDLPKKGTFKHTLTETRDGNLMALEKRLDDAKARATEVDPLHLAEPGSLFYFRPLHWDSEHLGQKKCSNHSHSMAKGKASDYYRSKVLDIDALMAQYEGDSKKDSVALGKKEGGLPEDSSSFPWERLAHKRNSSGSTRQDIYATELCIRERELLRNCDQQLNPSKARDVNFSPPFWARAVAEKPKYSPAADPVSTRKKTFIVDDDQGEDLVLRHQSAKYAYYNSQVSSTDVELETSFVLHPPQVLSDRALGKDVSLKQLSAVHSEGNWSTSVDTSGADKKQAGAGGSSLENDSSAVKSRAKWSSTTSGLACDLPDLKRSYSEKSRQSRARGSLPSGPETRGRQDQNRVCQSFPPESTDSQLNQQRTSQRDSFLHERTKKDVDKEWTKQDRDGLGARNSPYLPLQQRSHSFYKDKRTDHWAADQLKQCFGRPAAEAKDTDTLVQETDSQYGTWSDQRPSVDSFVPESPSSESNVASARKQLPSSQFSSFSSQTDPASATDQHDSSRDHRSTSLDRFSTDVESADGVKAPAPAGTDPDFSFLEQTPVLDSSVLKTRVQLSKRRRQHRAPISHSLRRSTGGDTEQRLSVTEEADSTCLFKDSTGENSAKKEDSGEEGHPQPSERSPVSQLQRLPVFPGMDHSALKAQLRKRHEPGGTGEGSPVQLSKSPKFPFQAGVPGGRVLPVGTEKEERSEEPSPQWLKELKSKKRQSQYENQV
- the KIAA1671 gene encoding uncharacterized protein KIAA1671 homolog isoform X2 gives rise to the protein MAMRAMATKVEVSSVLTSLTNRSELVNEATHQQTFASNLSDTSNKPNEHPSSVSPQISEGRSTFGNPMRPATMPPATSRPRLTPKPFSREKSWDTFAVVKAPVPTAKPGNVTHKPFAFAKNVEDNAAAGAKGMLSGSIPPLVEQKLIENKSTSELVANMPFYSSPQANTVILFETRSTEETRMKLSSEKTYSTLRAQERQLPPESEMSYRRPEGAAIHRQLSVSSESKPVSCNPHRSLERKESFSGATEERPKNVGKQQSSTSLACEEQPRPKQRPVSAIFLESLKDQKQCGSDVSDEKPNPEMSWVRKPRPLSMDLTAKFEIRDFSIQRKSCPSESKERNLLTNEGSSRPFELRTKSEAEGLNRVDPSKSHLKSATQVEDCLGIKSITTAQIQKPSSNEVGSLGWNTPKDLNQVSAKDRKYLWEMRLKTQEEENGRETDIAATSGKNTEPPRSEGQSGKERMAPNHKGTCAFSENSANVSDTKNKTLREGSIKKAVNLPDAFASCAPPVNAESFPESPGKESKIMNIQQRIKELTAENTETKPGNLRQSFRSRPLSADLTKLFSNPVTSGETKPERQSESNMKPVSQMPDIQEDEAHFLHATDSREVHSAGTPWKPQQPLKIPHRDGHLERDGSFAIKSQNVTLQGESPALVTDHDMKTLFKPPIENVCIKTVRATMFEHNVQRHHIAADHFEAESTLQAMNELVEGELGFGKESWLEKAREAKMNPNKVSCKQANISADAGKQKNANISNEDKVPQASEIYTAKDKYEKPTAKHVEDSFMYQRIEPRYEILQTVGKRVQSEAIAVVPEDKAVTLRSSRFLKERRKTDGSAVDASWTRSPDMKGDGWKDDSFLFKERDAEEISTKVTALKEVCASQSQYVSHKQGAELDKNLSGQQHETLIASYFTNREKDLGKTDDTVSKLSSGTEKRKSDAVLVGKMESFKMLKCFPESFEAGPDRTDGCEARANGGQNISSPITSKQDSQPSLCGMTHYQWQKLSSKCPHPEADPTISYKQEEESKAFGLMTCPMAYSAQEERNVLEHKAEVHQHQQLSGEEMVRRSGRHVSGPKASERWRRKTLPHDAVQFEKVGLLAQESGKAPSRRDSLQLHDKLIAKRNTKPRYGAEPQDGSLVSPSSPDNDLKNQLSPSEPKATYFAVTYQIPDENTNISGKLLYPLRSKHISSLAKDASVTPNTSTSRRSYPPNYQYSKRFTDAHVSLDRHLKKNWIEGGEGSTSDLPKKGTFKHTLTETRDGNLMALEKRLDDAKARATEVDPLHLAEPGSLFYFRPLHWDSEHLGQKKCSNHSHSMAKGKASDYYRSKVLDIDALMAQYEGDSKKDSVALGKKEGGLPEDSSSFPWERLAHKRNSSGSTRQDIYATELCIRERELLRNCDQQLNPSKARDVNFSPPFWARAVAEKPKYSPAADPVSTRKKTFIVDDDQGEDLVLRHQSAKYAYYNSQVSSTDVELETSFVLHPPQVLSDRALGKDVSLKQLSAVHSEGNWSTSVDTSGADKKQAGAGGSSLENDSSAVKSRAKWSSTTSGLACDLPDLKRSYSEKSRQSRARGSLPSGPETRGRQDQNRVCQSFPPESTDSQLNQQRTSQRDSFLHERTKKDVDKEWTKQDRDGLGARNSPYLPLQQRSHSFYKDKRTDHWAADQLKQCFGRPAAEAKDTDTLVQETDSQYGTWSDQRPSVDSFVPESPSSESNVASARKQLPSSQFSSFSSQTDPASATDQHDSSRDHRSTSLDRFSTDVESADGVKAPAPAGTDPDFSFLEQTPVLDSSVLKTRVQLSKRRRQHRAPISHSLRRSTGGDTEQRLSVTEEADSTCLFKDSTENSAKKEDSGEEGHPQPSERSPVSQLQRLPVFPGMDHSALKAQLRKRHEPGGTGEGSPVQLSKSPKFPFQAGVPGGRVLPVGTEKEERSEEPSPQWLKELKSKKRQSQYENQV